In Procambarus clarkii isolate CNS0578487 chromosome 13, FALCON_Pclarkii_2.0, whole genome shotgun sequence, the following are encoded in one genomic region:
- the LOC138364506 gene encoding uncharacterized protein: MLKNAPNKLGGNRYKVQTLSQMGGASCGDTVRRMMRRIGTYGVWSQYSLVGRKRKRVFKTLDICNVIIKACINTHTNATERDVETSIADMLKNAPNKHGGNRYKGGEARIHVHHIAESDMTKIAESLVHGIPLNLL, translated from the exons atgttgaagaacgccccaaacaaactcggtggaaacagatacaag gtccagacgctgtctcaaatgggcggtgcaagctgtggagacacagtgagacgaatgatgaggaggatagggacctatggggtctggtctcagtattcactcgttgggcgcaagaggaaacgtgtcttcaaaaccttggatatttgtaatgtaataataa aagcctgtatcaacacccacactaatgcaactgaaagagatgttgagacaagtattgctgatatgttgaagaacgccccaaacaaacacggtggaaacagatacaag ggtggtgaagcaagaatacatgtgcatcacatagcagagtcggatatgacgaaaatagcggagagcctggtgcatggcataccgctgaatcttctctaa